In Hydractinia symbiolongicarpus strain clone_291-10 chromosome 13, HSymV2.1, whole genome shotgun sequence, a single genomic region encodes these proteins:
- the LOC130622984 gene encoding FACT complex subunit SSRP1-like, with the protein MTDSLEFSEVFSLIRGALNAGRLQLNKTGIVFKSQKTGKIESVPLTDIDSCYWMRVARGFGLKIILKDGQNYKYHGFKEIEYERLKDYYSKNYNVPLQEQDLCVKGWNWGSAKFKGAIMSFEVDNKAAFEIPLRDVSQATTGKNEVTIEFHRNDDAKVALMEMRFFVPAYQDENAEDPVKEFHEQIISKADIIQATGDAIVTFAEVACLTPRGRYSIRVYPSFLQLHGKTYDYKIPHTTVLRLFLLPHQDNRFMFFVVSMDPPLRQGQTRYPFLILQFERDEEMTCKLNLTEEELEKKYNNKLSSEMSGSVFEVVSRVLKEVCQRKITVPGSFKSNSGTSAITCSYKASNGLLYPLERGFIFVHKPPVHIRFEEISAVNFARGSTTGRTFDFDVDLKNGTSVTFSSLPREEYDKLFDFVNTKKLHIKNKGNKSVSGNLNDMFESDEEEHDAYLKQVKAEGRERDDEADDDDDSEEEDEDFNPANEKEDDVKEEFDSDVSNSSGDDEDEDENSEEKKKKKKKRKSESKHKESKPKKAKREEAGSSTKKKKDKNAPKRPMSAYMLFLNSNREKIKADNPGIAFTDISKKGAEMWKNVGGAKEKWENLAKEAKVRYDKEMKEYKEKLKESGGAPSPAKKSKSIKDMMKKKETPKKEGDNTKFKSKEYIETDDDSSSSDDDDATEKKSSPAEVKTSKSTRSKRGKGDDEALVALDEGSAQEEEEEAEFSGEQSSDDDDSD; encoded by the exons ATGACAGATTCACTGGAATTTTCAGAAGTATTTTCTCTCATCAGAGGAGCCTTG AATGCTGGACGTCTTCAGCTGAACAAAACTGGAATTGTTTTCAAGTCCCAAAAGACTGGAAAAATTGAATCAGTTCCACTTACAGATATAGATTCATGTTACTGGATGCGCGTTGCTCGTGGGTTTGGACTTAAAATCATATTGAAAGATGGACAAAACTACAAATATCATGGATTCAAAGAAatt GAATATGAAAGGCTAAAGGATTATTACAGCAAAAATTACAATGTGCCTTTGCAAGAACAGGATTTGTGTGTCAAAGGCTGGAATTGGGGctcagcaaaatttaaag GTGCAATTATGTCATTTGAAGTTGACAATAAAGCAGCATTTGAAATTCCTCTACGAGATGTTTCACAAGCCACAACAG GCAAAAATGAAGTCACAATAGAATTTCATCGTAATGATGATGCAAAAGTGGCTTTGATGGAAATGAGATTTTTTGTACCTGCATATCAAGATGAAAATGCTGAGGATCCAGTAAAG GAATTCCACGAACAAATTATATCCAAAGCAGACATTATTCAAGCTACTGGAGATGCAATTGTCACCTTTGCTGAAGTGGCATGCCTGACACCCAG AGGTCGATACAGTATCAGAGTATATCCATCTTTTTTACAACTTCATGGTAAAACCTACGATTATAAAATACCTCACACAACCGTCCTTAGATTATTCTTACTACCACATCAAGACAACCGctttatgttttttgtt GTCAGCATGGACCCTCCATTACGTCAAGGTCAAACACGTTACCCGTTTTTAATATTACAATTTGAAAGAGATGAAGAAATGACGTGTAAGCTGAACCTTACAGA GGAGGAactggaaaaaaaatataataataaattgAGTTCTGAAATGTCTGGCTCTGTGTTTGAAGTTGTTAGTCGTGTTTTGAAGGAAGTATGTCAACGCAAGATTACAGTCCCAGGAAGTtttaaaag TAATAGCGGTACGAGTGCTATCACCTGCTCGTACAAAGCAAGCAACGGTCTACTCTACCCATTGGAAAGAGGATTTATATTCGTGCATAAGCCACCTGTTCATATTCGTTTTGAAGAAATTTCAGCGGTGAATTTTGCACGTGGCAGTACTACTGGAAGGACATTCGATTTTGACGTTGATTTGAAGAATGGCACCTCTGTTACGTTCAGCAGTTTACCGAG AGAGGAATATGACAAATTATTCGACTTTGTCAACACGAAGAAATTGCACATCAAAAACAAAGGAAATAAATCAGTTAGTGGTAATCTTAACGACATGTTCGAGTCAGACGAGGAGGAACACGATGCTTACTTGAAACAGGTGAAAGCAGAAGGGAGGGAGCGTGACGATGAAGCAGACGATGATGATGACAGTGAAGAGGAAG ATGAAGATTTTAACCCTGCTAATGAGAAAGAAGACGATGTTAAAGAAGA GTTTGATTCTGATGTGTCGAATTCAAGTGGTGATGACGAGGATGAAGACGAAAATAGCgaagagaagaaaaagaagaagaagaaacgaAAATCAGAATCAAAGCACAAGGAATCAAAACcgaaaaaagcgaaaagagaG gaaGCAGGTTCTtccacaaaaaagaaaaaggataaAAACGCCCCTAAACGCCCGATGTCGGCATACATGTTATTTCTCAACAGCAACAGAGAGAAAATCAAAGCTGACAATCCTGGCATTGCATTCACTGATATTTCAAAGAAGGGTGCAGAAATGTGGAAGAATGTGGGGGGTGCAAAGGAG AAATGGGAGAACCTGGCTAAAGAAGCCAAAGTGAGATACGACAAAGAGATGAAAGAGTATAAAGAAAAGCTGAAAGAAAGCGGTGGCGCTCCTTCTCCTGCTAAAAAAAGCAAGTCAATTAAAGACATGATGAAGAAGAAAGAAACGCCCAAAAAGGAGGGTGATAATACCAAGTTTAAAAGCAAAGAGTATATCGAAACAGACGATGATTCCTCCTCCTCGGATGACGATGACGCAACTGAGAAA AAGTCATCTCCGGCTGAGGTTAAAACGTCAAAGTCAACCAGATCAAAGCGTGGCAAAGGCGATGACGAAGCGTTGGTCGCATTAGACGAAGGTTCTGcccaagaagaagaagaagaagcagaATTCTCTGGTGAACAAAGTTCGGATGATGATGATAGTGATTGA